The Candidatus Manganitrophaceae bacterium genome has a segment encoding these proteins:
- the recA gene encoding recombinase RecA produces MAGKDEKEDHKGKALELAVAQIEKQFGKGAIMRLGAGDALPNIPVFSSGSLGLDIALGVGGLPRGRVVEIYGPESSGKTTLSLHAIAEVQKTGGTAGFIDAEHALDLQYAQRLGVKSDDLLISQPDTGEQALEIAETLVRSGALDVIVIDSVAALVPRAEIEGEMGDSHMGLQARLMSQALRKLTAAISKSRTCIIFINQIRMKIGVMFGNPETTTGGNALKFYASVRLDIRRIEAIKDGQTVIGNRVRVKVVKNKLAPPFRKAEFDILFNVGISRTGELLDIGVENKIVERSGAWYSYKGERIGQGRDNSVNYLRENPAMAASIEKEILKDFGPASAAVTEKTLPGSSPSVGREKGKR; encoded by the coding sequence ATGGCTGGAAAAGACGAGAAAGAAGATCACAAGGGAAAGGCGCTCGAACTGGCAGTAGCTCAGATAGAGAAACAGTTTGGAAAAGGGGCGATTATGAGGTTGGGGGCGGGGGATGCACTTCCAAATATCCCTGTTTTTTCAAGCGGTTCCCTTGGACTCGACATCGCGTTGGGGGTGGGGGGGCTTCCCCGTGGGCGGGTTGTTGAGATCTATGGACCGGAATCCTCGGGTAAGACCACGCTTTCCCTTCATGCCATTGCTGAGGTGCAAAAGACCGGAGGGACTGCGGGATTCATCGATGCCGAACATGCACTCGATCTCCAATACGCGCAACGCCTGGGAGTAAAGAGCGATGATCTCCTTATTTCTCAGCCGGATACCGGTGAGCAGGCCTTGGAGATCGCCGAGACCCTGGTTCGCAGTGGTGCGCTTGATGTCATTGTGATTGATTCGGTGGCAGCCCTGGTCCCGCGTGCGGAGATTGAGGGAGAGATGGGTGATTCGCACATGGGCTTGCAGGCCCGTCTGATGTCTCAGGCCTTACGGAAACTGACGGCGGCGATTTCAAAGTCGCGGACCTGTATCATATTTATCAATCAGATTCGAATGAAAATTGGTGTCATGTTCGGCAATCCGGAGACCACGACTGGAGGAAACGCCCTGAAGTTTTATGCCTCCGTCCGGCTCGATATTCGACGCATCGAGGCAATTAAGGATGGGCAGACCGTTATTGGAAACCGTGTCCGCGTCAAGGTTGTTAAAAATAAGTTAGCGCCCCCATTTCGAAAGGCGGAGTTTGACATTCTTTTTAATGTCGGGATTTCCAGAACAGGAGAATTGCTGGACATCGGGGTTGAGAATAAGATTGTTGAGAGAAGTGGTGCCTGGTACTCTTACAAGGGAGAACGAATCGGCCAGGGGCGGGACAACTCCGTGAATTACCTCAGAGAAAACCCCGCGATGGCGGCGTCTATCGAGAAGGAAATACTCAAGGATTTTGGGCCTGCATCTGCGGCGGTGACGGAAAAAACGTTACCTGGAAGTTCCCCTTCGGTCGGGAGAGAAAAGGGTAAGCGATAG
- a CDS encoding type IV pilus twitching motility protein PilT, whose translation MKIGELLKAAIGKGASDLHIKVGVPPMVRINGELSPLNVSMKLKQEEVVGLAFSIMNAAEKEKFKKHRELDMAYSGLGLGRFRVNVFQQRGTVGMVFRVIPMKTLSIADLLLPLVIEKLAMERRGLILVTGTTGSGKSTTLASMIDHVNQNRTANIITIEDPIEFLHRDRKGIVSQREIGYDTESFSSALRYALRQDPDVIMVGEMRDFETISTALMAAETGHLVMSTLHTVDATETIGRIISVFPPYQQKQARAQLAAVLHGIVSLRLVPRSDREGRVPAAEIMVVTQTVREAIIDPEKTRHIRDIISAGASQYGMQTFDQSLYDLVKKNLVSYEEAMKWAQSPDDFTLKMKGIQSTSESWEASQDKEDGSAKFDVDRF comes from the coding sequence ATGAAGATTGGCGAGTTATTAAAAGCGGCCATAGGAAAAGGCGCTTCCGATCTTCACATCAAGGTCGGGGTTCCGCCGATGGTCCGGATCAACGGCGAACTGAGTCCCCTTAATGTTTCCATGAAGCTCAAGCAGGAAGAGGTTGTTGGCCTGGCGTTTTCAATTATGAATGCGGCTGAGAAGGAAAAATTTAAAAAGCACCGGGAGCTTGATATGGCCTACAGCGGACTGGGTCTTGGCAGATTTCGTGTGAACGTCTTTCAACAGCGGGGGACGGTCGGGATGGTCTTCCGGGTTATTCCCATGAAGACCTTGTCAATAGCGGATCTCCTTCTCCCTCTGGTTATTGAAAAACTGGCGATGGAACGCCGGGGCCTGATTCTGGTCACCGGGACCACTGGCAGTGGAAAATCAACCACCCTGGCATCCATGATTGACCATGTGAATCAGAACCGTACTGCAAATATTATTACCATTGAGGATCCCATCGAGTTTCTCCATAGAGATAGGAAAGGAATCGTCAGCCAGAGAGAGATCGGATATGATACCGAATCGTTCAGCAGTGCGCTTCGTTATGCGCTTCGTCAGGATCCAGATGTGATTATGGTTGGGGAAATGAGGGATTTTGAAACAATCTCGACTGCACTGATGGCTGCCGAGACCGGTCACCTGGTAATGAGTACACTCCATACGGTCGATGCCACTGAAACAATCGGCCGGATCATCTCTGTCTTTCCCCCTTACCAACAGAAACAGGCGCGGGCGCAACTTGCGGCTGTTTTACATGGGATCGTCTCGCTTCGTCTGGTGCCCCGTTCAGATCGGGAAGGCCGCGTCCCCGCCGCTGAAATTATGGTTGTGACGCAAACCGTTCGTGAGGCTATTATTGATCCGGAAAAGACGCGGCATATTCGCGATATTATTTCCGCGGGAGCATCCCAGTATGGAATGCAGACCTTTGATCAGTCCTTGTATGATCTTGTTAAAAAGAATCTGGTGAGCTATGAAGAGGCGATGAAATGGGCACAGAGTCCGGACGATTTTACGCTGAAGATGAAGGGCATCCAGTCAACGAGTGAAAGTTGGGAAGCGTCGCAGGACAAGGAGGACGGAAGTGCGAAGTTTGACGTCGACCGGTTTTGA
- a CDS encoding phosphatidylglycerophosphatase A has protein sequence MKWSTLIATGLGVGYFPFFPGTIGSLFALLLFLLLQHLPTAIFMLFLLLLFGLGVYSSYLYEASFKKKDASEIVIDEIVAMLIVLFFLPASVIWWIAGFLSFRLFDITKPPPIRIFERLPGGWGVMVDDLIAAGYALGILHLARWMINDVGNPFG, from the coding sequence ATGAAATGGTCGACTTTAATTGCGACCGGGCTGGGGGTGGGCTATTTTCCTTTCTTTCCCGGTACGATCGGGAGTTTGTTTGCTCTGCTGCTCTTTCTGCTTCTTCAACATCTCCCAACGGCCATATTCATGCTTTTCCTCCTTCTTCTCTTTGGTTTGGGGGTCTATTCATCCTATTTATATGAGGCTTCTTTTAAGAAGAAAGATGCCAGCGAAATTGTCATCGACGAAATTGTTGCCATGCTGATTGTCCTCTTTTTTCTTCCCGCGTCTGTTATCTGGTGGATCGCTGGCTTTTTATCTTTTCGTCTTTTTGATATCACGAAACCTCCTCCGATTCGAATATTTGAACGGCTTCCGGGCGGATGGGGCGTGATGGTGGACGATCTCATTGCGGCCGGTTATGCTCTGGGCATCCTCCATCTGGCTCGATGGATGATCAACGATGTGGGGAATCCCTTTGGCTGA
- a CDS encoding nicotinamide-nucleotide amidohydrolase family protein has product MTPAPAGADLFLSSDFEKALGDVTAIIEKRWGPYCYSFQGESLEEVVGRLFLERGKRIAVAESCTGGRVVARLTRVPGCSRYFESACVTYSNRSKERLLSVSGRLLKAKGAVSPEVVSAMAEGVRLEAGVDLGLAVTGIAGPGGGSAQKPVGLVYIALSDGNEARSFSFRFDGDRESIQSSAAQMALERVRQYLRNLSEK; this is encoded by the coding sequence ATGACTCCTGCACCCGCCGGAGCAGATCTGTTCTTAAGCAGTGATTTTGAAAAGGCACTCGGCGATGTCACTGCGATCATCGAAAAGCGATGGGGGCCATATTGTTATAGCTTTCAGGGAGAGAGTCTGGAAGAGGTGGTGGGCCGCCTCTTTCTGGAGCGGGGAAAACGAATTGCGGTTGCCGAATCCTGTACAGGGGGACGTGTTGTGGCCCGCCTGACGCGGGTTCCGGGATGTTCACGTTATTTCGAGTCCGCATGTGTGACATATAGCAATCGCTCCAAAGAACGATTGCTATCGGTTTCGGGGAGGCTCCTGAAAGCAAAGGGAGCCGTCAGTCCGGAGGTGGTCTCAGCGATGGCAGAGGGGGTTCGTCTAGAAGCAGGGGTCGATCTGGGACTTGCCGTCACAGGAATCGCCGGACCCGGAGGCGGATCGGCCCAAAAACCGGTCGGGCTGGTCTATATCGCTCTTTCCGATGGTAATGAGGCAAGGTCTTTCTCTTTTCGATTTGATGGGGACCGGGAGTCGATCCAGTCAAGTGCGGCGCAAATGGCTCTGGAGCGGGTACGACAATATCTTAGGAATCTGTCGGAGAAATAG
- the thpR gene encoding RNA 2',3'-cyclic phosphodiesterase, translating to MALPISKEIREKCIAIQEDGRERFPSVRWGAPAQLHLTLVFLGELAFPEYLQVKEVVPDIANNLPPFSLEIARLGAFPERQSPKLIWVGVSESPLLMAMQKKYKIGIAALDIPVEARPFQPHVTLGRVRKGGGETDHLSPWMKQEENVQLGRCEVKEVMLMESELRPEGSLYKCILAAPLRG from the coding sequence ATTGCCTTACCGATCTCTAAGGAGATTCGGGAAAAATGTATTGCAATTCAGGAGGATGGAAGGGAGCGGTTCCCGTCAGTCAGATGGGGCGCCCCGGCGCAGCTCCATTTAACCCTTGTTTTTCTGGGAGAACTTGCCTTCCCTGAATACCTGCAGGTGAAAGAGGTCGTTCCGGATATTGCGAACAATCTCCCTCCTTTTTCGCTGGAGATTGCCCGTTTGGGTGCGTTCCCTGAACGGCAGTCGCCCAAGCTCATCTGGGTTGGCGTTTCTGAATCGCCCTTGCTCATGGCAATGCAAAAGAAATATAAAATCGGCATTGCTGCGCTCGACATCCCGGTGGAGGCACGCCCATTCCAGCCTCATGTTACCTTGGGGCGGGTCCGTAAGGGGGGAGGCGAGACAGATCATCTGAGCCCCTGGATGAAGCAGGAAGAAAATGTGCAGTTGGGGCGATGTGAGGTGAAGGAAGTCATGCTTATGGAAAGTGAGTTGAGGCCGGAGGGGTCGCTGTATAAGTGTATACTGGCGGCCCCGCTCAGAGGATAG